CGGCTTTGAGCATTCAAGACCCACGCGACAAGCCGGCCGATAAGCTACCGCAGGCAGAAGCCAAACATGCCCAGTTCAAGGCTGAGGATTCCGACTTTTTGAGTTTGCTGAATCTGTGGAATGCCTTTGAAGAACAGAAAAAGCATTTGACTAACAGCAAGCTCCGCAAATACTGCCAGGACAATTTCTTGTCCTACATCCGCATGCGCGAATGGCATGACATTCATACTCAAATTATGCAGGTGGCACGCGGTGATTTGGGCTTGAAGACCAGCGGTAATCCGGCCAATTACGAGCAAATCCATATGGCGTTGTTGCCGGGTTTGTTATCGAATATCGGTTTCAGACACGAGCAATACGAATATCTGGGCGCGCGCGGTTTGAAATTCTTCATCTTCCCCGGCTCCGGTCAGCATAAGCTGCGGCCGAAATGGATCATGGCCGCCGAACAAGTCGAAACCAGCAAGGTTTACGCGCGCACCGTGGCTAGAATCGAGCCGGAATGGATAGAAGCTGCCGCACAGCACTTAGTTAAACGAAATTACTACGACCCGCATTGGGAGAAAAACGCCGGTCGTAGCGGGGTTTACGAGCGCACCCTGTTGTACGGTTTGACCTTGCAAGCCAAGCGCAAAGTGCCTTACGAAAACGTCGATCCTAAAGCCGCGCGGGAGATGTTTATCCGCCATGCGTTGGTGAATCATGATTATCACAGCAACGCGCCGTTCTTTAAGGCCAACGAGGCCTTGCTGGAAGAGGTGGGGTACATTCAGCACAAGGGCCGCCGCGTCGATTTGGTGGAAGACGAAGAGTGGCTGTATCAGTTTTACGATAAAAAGCTGCCGACTGAGGTGGTCAGCGGCATTACCCTCGATCAATGGCGCAAGAAAGTCGAGCGCGAAAACCCGAAGATTTTGTTTCTGACCAAGGAAGATTTGACCCGCCACGACGATGGCAAGATCAACGATTGGGATTTTCCGGACAGCAAGAAGATTGGCGATTTGACTATCGAACTGCATTACCGCTTCGAGCCGGGCCACGACGAAGATGGGGTGACGGCCATCGTGCCGGTGCATCAGCTCAATCAAATTCGCCAGGCGCCGTTCGATTGGTTGGTGCCGGGCATGCTGGAAGAAAAAGTTACTGCGTTAATTAAGTCGCTACCCAAGCATTTACGCAAGCACTTCGTGCCGGTGCCGAATACCGCCAAGGCTTGTCTGGAAATCGAGCCGGATTTTAAGGGATCGTTATTCGAATGGCTGAGCGGGCGCTTGCGTAAACTGACCGGCGAGTCGATACCACTGAATGAGTGGCAGCCTGATGCGTTGCCGGAGCATTTGAAAATGAATTTCCGCATCGTTGATGATCATGGCCGGGCCTTGGGCTATGGCCGTAACCTGGCTAAGCTGCAAGCCGACTATGCCACAAAGGCTGGTGACAGTTTCGACAAGCTGGCACAGGAAGAGATGAACCATACCGGCTGCATTGCCTGGGCATTCGACGACTTGCCCGAGACCTGGCAGTTCATGCAAAAAGGCCAGACCTTCATCGGCTTTCCGGCCATTGTCGATGAAGGCGAAACGGTGGGGGTGAAGATTCTCGACACCCAATATAAGGCCGATCTGGCGCATTTCGATGGCTTGACCAAGTTGTTTCAATTGCAATGCCGCAAGGACGCCCAGTATTTGTTAAAAAACAGTGGTGTCCAGGCCACCTTGCAATTGGCCTATAACCAACTGCCCAAGCATCCGTTGTTGACAGAACGGCCGGGCGGTGATTTTAAGGAGGATCTACTATTCTTGATCTTTAACAGTGTGTTTGTTGCTGATAGTACGATTCGGAGCCAGCAGCAGTTCGAAGCAGCGTTGGCGGCCAAAAAGTCTACGCTGGTCACGGTTGGGAATCAGGTGGGCAAGCATGTCACGGAAATCATGGCAAACTACCAAACCGTAAGACAGCGATTGAAGCAGCCTGGCGTTAGCCCGGGTTTGCGAGAAGATTTGGAAAAACAGCTGAGTTTGCTGATATTTGCTGGTTTTTTGCGGTATACGCCGCTGCCGCAGGTGCAAGCTATTCCGCGCTATTTAAAAGCAATCGAGTGTCGCCTGGATAAGCAGAAGCCCGATTCAGCGGATATACAAGGTTTGCACAGACTGTCGCAACGTTTTTGGCAACATGTCGAGAAGCAAATGAAGACGTTGGTGCCTATGCCCGAGCGTGAACCCTTCCGCTGGAGTTTGGAAGAATTGCGCGTGTCCTTGTTTGCGCAGCAACTTAAAACCGCTTACCCGGTTTCGGTGCAGCGGCTGGAGAAGACTTGGAACGAAAAATTTTAATTCGCCTCTGATTTATGTGCCCTCTACTTTAGGAAGCCTAAGATGATACCCATTCGAGATTCGATACCTTGTAACATCAAGCCTTATGTGACCTGGGGCATCATGGCTATTTGCATAGCAGTGTACGTAGCGATGCTGTTTATGCCGGATGAAATGGGGCAGCACTTTGTTTACATGTACGGGATGGTGCCGATTCGCTATTCCAATCCGGATTGGGCTTATAGTTTTGGTTTGCCGCCGGATCATTATCTGTCGTTTTTTACCAATATGTTCCTGCACGGCGGTTTCCTGCACCTGTTGATGAACATGGTGTTTTTATGGATCTTCGCGGATAACATCGAAGACTTGATGGGACATAAACGCTTTGTGGCGTTTTATGTGTTATGCGGGCTGTTGGCAACTTATGCGCAGTGGTATTTTTACCCGAAGATGCCGGTGCCGGTGGTGGGTGCATCGGGGGCGATTGCCGGGGTGTTGGGGGCGTATTTCTTCCGTTTCCCGCAAGCGACCGTAGTGATACTGGTGCCCATCCTGTTTTATCCGCTGTTTTTCCATGTGCCGGCGATAGCTTTTCTTGGATTTTGGGTGATTATCCAAATCGGCGACGTATTCACTGCAGCGGTTTTAGATAATGTTGCGGTGGATTCGGCCTGGTGGGCGCATCTGGGTGGTTTCGTTGCCGGCGCTTTGCTGCATCCGTTTTTTATCGAAAAGAAACCCGCGGCATATCAACTCCAGTCAGATGAATAGGCCTTAACGCCGCGTTTAACCGGCAAAAAAGCAAGAAACAGTAGGGCTTTTATTTTATAATGCCGCCAGTTGGCTAACCGGCTGAAAAGGCAACGAAAAACAAGTTCGTTGCCTGTGTTTGCAAAAGATTCTTCATTCATTCGAGACAAATTAACATGAAAAACCTTAATGTCGCATTGGTAAGACTGCTGCAGTTTGTGGTGTTCGCGCTGTTCACATTCATCGTATTGTTGTACTTCGGTACTTTGATTTTGTTGCCGCTGGATATAGTGGTGTTGATTACCAAAATGCTGCATATGGTAGGTATCGGTACCTTGTTCGGTGCGATTGTTGCCGTGCCGGTAGTGGCTTACATGGGCAAAATTGTTTACAGCACACCAGGGTTGATTCAAATGATCGTCGAGAATGGAATCGATTTAGCCAATACCGGCAAGCAACGGGTTGAAGCGTTCAACAAAATTGCTGAAGCGGTTAAATAGACTGCTCAACGCAATCTTAGAAAAGGGGCTTGCAAGCCCCTTTTTTGTGCCTGTCGGTTTGCCGAACATTGATTATTTTCCGAAATGGTTGCGCGGTCCGGCGGCTTGAATAATGGTATTTGGCCCGGTAAATTCCCTGGTAGCCGGCCAGATCCCCGGCGTTTATCAGCTGTCGGAATTTTTTACAGCAGCTTTTTTGCAAGCAAACAAACTGGTTCAGTTGATTTTTTCGATTTCACTCTATTAGCTGCTCAAATTCTGCAAATTGGCGTATTAAGCAGCTGTTGTATCGGTAAAGCGGATGGTTAGCGTCAATGGCTAAGTCGAGAAAATTTACACCTGACGGTTCGACTTTTGCGGGGTTTGGTCTGCGGCTAATAAAAGTCTTTTAAGTACATAAGCTTGTGTTCTGTGCGTATGTTTTTTGCTTAACTTTTAACGTAAAAAATTTGTTAAATAATCCTGTAAGTATGCGTAAAGCAAGGGGAAGATTATGGACGCAAAGAAATTAGATACATCAACTAAAAGCAGAAATGACGAGCACTGCGACCACCCGTCCTTAGCCAAAGAATATGTCTCCGGCGTACCCACCGGAAACTTTGTTTGCGCACAATGCGGTCGTCATCTGACTTCAATTATCAGAACATCCAAAAAGTAAATTCTGCCGATTCCGCGCATGCCTTCACCGGTATGCGCTTTCAGGATCATTCTTCCAACCTTCAATTACTTTCCGGTAACGCTAGGCTTTGGCTGGCAGTGCTTTCTTGCGGCTTGAATTTACTGTCTTTGATTGATGGCCGGCTATCCCAGGGATGCACGATGCGCCTGGCTGCAGGTTGCAAAAATCTTCAAACAGGCGCAATCTTGGAGCTGTGGTACTACGGCTATTCAGGGCGTGTGCAACACGTTTTTCTGATTTAGCGGTGTGAGCTTAATTCAACCCCACAAACAGCCAGTGCAGGTCAATGCGCACTGGCTTTTTTTGGACTATCCATTTTGAAGGAAAATGTTATGGCATATTGGTATCCCGACAATTCACAGTCTATCGGCAAAACACCGCTGGTCAGGCTTAACCGTATTACCGACGGCGCTCAAGTCACCCTGTTAGCTAAAGTCGAGGGGCGTAACCCTGGATATTCGGTGAAATGCCGCATCGGCGCGGCAATGATCAACGATGCGCAACAGCGCGGCCTGCTGGGACCCGGCAAAGAGTTAATCGAGCCAACCAGCGGCAATACCGGCATCGCACTGGCCTTTGTCGCCGCCGCCCGCGGCATTCCGTTGACTTTAACGATGCCGGATACCATGAGTATCGAGCGCCGCAAATTACTGGTGGCCTACGGCGCCAAACTGGTGCTGACCGAGGGCGCCAAAGGCATGAAAGGTGCCATTGCCAAGGCTGAAGAGATTGTCGCTTCCGATCCTGAGCGCTATGTACTGTTGCAGCAGTTCAAAAACCCCGCCAATCCGCAAATCCACGAGCAGACCACCGGTCCGGAAATTTGGCACGATAGCGACGGTGCAGTCGATATTTTAGTGGCCGGCGTCGGCACCGGCGGCACCATTACCGGCGTGTCGCGCTATATCAAACTCACGCAAAGCAAACCCATCGTTTCTATCGCCGTGGAGCCGGAAGCTAGCCCGGTGTTGACTCAGTATCGCAGCGGCCAAGATATACAGCCTGGGCCGCATAAAATTCAGGGCATAGGGGCCGGATTTGTGCCCGATGTATTGGATTTATCCATGATCGATGCCATCGAGCAAGTCAGTAATGACGAAGCGATTGAGTATGCGCGGCGTTTGGCGCGGGAAGAAGGCTTGTTATCCGGAATTTCCTGCGGCGCAGCGGTCGCGGCGGCAGTGCGCGTGGCAAAACGGCCGGAAAATGTCGGCAAGACCATTGTGGTGGTACTGCCGGACTCCGGCGAGCGGTATTTGAGCTCTGCTTTATTCGAAGGCTTGTTCGATGCGCAGGGCGTGGCGGTTTGAGTCGGCGCTGAAGTTAAGGGGCAGTGGCTAAGGTTTTTGTAAAAGCTTGGCAAACTGGCTGCTGCCCCCTTTGTATTTCCGCTATATGCATTATTAGGTCGAAACATCATTTTGGCCGGTAGCTGAAATATTTCTGTATTGTGCAAAATGCGGCTGAATAATAAACAGGGAAGTCCGGTGTTCAGGGCAAAGCGGGAGGATTGAGATTGTTGACTTACCGCTATCGACCCCAAGCCGCCCTTGATCAACTCCAGTAACGACTGACCGTTATCGATACCTTCCCGAACATTCGAAGCGCCTTAACTATTACTTAAATCTTGATCATTTACACTGTTGGCCAGATGAAGAAACTTTAAAGGTCAACATGCGTTTGATATTAGCGGAAGACGATCCGATGATCGGCCAGTCGATACGGGATGGATTGCAGTTGGATGGCTTCGTGGTCGATTGGGTAAAAGACGGGGAACAAGCCAAACAAGCCTTATCTTATGCGGCGAGTGAGTACGCTTTATTGTTGCTCGACTTAGGGCTTCCGCGCCTATCCGGCCAGGAGCTACTGGTCGAACTTCGTAAATCCGGCAACGCCATCCCCGTGTTAATCCTAACAGCACGCGATGGGCTAAGTGATCGAGTCGCCGGTCTCAATAGCGGCGCCGACGATTATCTAGTCAAACCGTTTGCCCTGGAAGAACTCGTTGCCCGTATTCATGCGCTGGTACGCAGAAGTGCTGGACGCGGCACTTCAGACATTGAATACGGCGCCTTGCGCATTAACCCGCTGAGTCACGAGGCCTGGTTACGCGAAACCTTGGTAGACTTATCCGCCCGCGAGTTCGCATTGCTACATGCTTTGATGGAACAGCCGGGTGCTGTACTGTCTCGTCCGCAATTGGAAGAGCGCCTCTATGGATGGGGCCAGGAAGTGGCGAGTAATGCGGTCGATGTCCACCTGCACAATCTGCGCCGCAAACTCGGTGCCGACATTATTTTTAATGTCCGTGGCGTCGGTTTTAAAGTGGTGAAGCCATGACTACTTCTATTCGCAACCGGCTAACCTTTTGGTTAATACCCGTCTTGCTGGTTGCCGGTATCACGTTTGCCGTGCCGACTTGGCTGAACGTTCACGAAGAAATTGACGAACTATTCGACAAGGTGTTGCGTGAAGCAGCTTATTCCTTGTCCCATTCAAACAGCTTGCAAGATGTTAAACCCAACACAAACAGCTCTGGTTTAAACAGCGATGGCATTGACCTAGTCAGTCAGATCCGTGGCCCGGATGGTCGAATTCTGTTTCGATCCCATTCGTTTTCGCCATTACCGCAAGGCGGAAAACTGGGATACGACACGCTTAACTGGCAGAACCAAGACTGGCGAGTATTTAATTTAAAAACCGATAGTGGATTTGTCCAGGTCGCTCAAACGACGCAAGAACGCCGTGAAACCGCCAACGAAGTTGCCTTGCATGTATTGACGCCGTTACTGATTTTACTGCCGGGATTAGCTTTATGGGTTGGCTGGGCGATTGGTCGCGGTTTAGCGCCATTGGCTCAAGTCGCTGAAGCGGTGGCGTGTCGCAATCCTCATTCATTAGTTCCGATTCCGAATAAGGGCTTACCGGAAGAAGTTAGCATCTTAGTCAGCGCAATAAACACGCTGCTGAGTCAATTGGATCAGGCACTGGCGACGCAGCGCCAGTTTACTGCCGATGCGGCGCACGAACTGCGCAGTCCGCTCACTGCACTGTCCTTGCAGGCACAACTGGCCGAGCGTGCCACTGAACCCGCTCAGCGTGATCACGCTATGCAAACCTTACGGCAAGGTATAGCCCGTGCCAGTCATCTGGTTCAGCAATTGCTGATTTTGGCTCGCCTCGATCCGGAGGCTGGCGATTATCCGCTCACCCCGCTGTTTTTGGATGATTTGGCGCGGAACGTGGTAGCCGATTTTGCCCCGCAAGCCGCCCATCGCCACATCGATCTCGGCCTGTCGCGCGCGGATCATGTCAGGGTTGCCGGTACCGAAGAGGCGCTGCGCATTCTGCTCGGCAATCTGCTCGATAACGCCATCCGCTATTCACCAGCAGATGCACGGATTGACGTCAGTGTCACCTCCGAAGCCACTGCGATTCGTCTGGAAGTCAACGACACCGGCCCAGGTATTGCCTTGGATGAGCGGGCTCGCGTGTTCGACCGCTTCTACCGAGTATTGAACAGCGCCGAATCCGGCAGTGGTCTTGGCTTATCCATTGTGCGGCGAATAGCCGAGCAGCATCAGGCTGATATTAGGCTGGCCGATGGGGATGGTGGCATTGGCCTCAAAGTGATTGTGACGTTCCCGGAGGCGAGCGCATGACGCCTTTTGTTTCCGGCCATTTCCCAATAACGCTTCTCGCTTTGTCGTTGACGGCCTGTACCTCGCAGGGCATGGGTTTGAGTGACGTCGCTAACGATCTGGAACAACGTACCGGTCAGCATTTTGCCGAAACCGGTGCCGACGAAACCGCATGGCCCGCCAATATCTCTTTGAATGAC
The window above is part of the Methylomonas sp. ZR1 genome. Proteins encoded here:
- a CDS encoding rhomboid family intramembrane serine protease, translated to MIPIRDSIPCNIKPYVTWGIMAICIAVYVAMLFMPDEMGQHFVYMYGMVPIRYSNPDWAYSFGLPPDHYLSFFTNMFLHGGFLHLLMNMVFLWIFADNIEDLMGHKRFVAFYVLCGLLATYAQWYFYPKMPVPVVGASGAIAGVLGAYFFRFPQATVVILVPILFYPLFFHVPAIAFLGFWVIIQIGDVFTAAVLDNVAVDSAWWAHLGGFVAGALLHPFFIEKKPAAYQLQSDE
- the cysK gene encoding cysteine synthase A, with the protein product MAYWYPDNSQSIGKTPLVRLNRITDGAQVTLLAKVEGRNPGYSVKCRIGAAMINDAQQRGLLGPGKELIEPTSGNTGIALAFVAAARGIPLTLTMPDTMSIERRKLLVAYGAKLVLTEGAKGMKGAIAKAEEIVASDPERYVLLQQFKNPANPQIHEQTTGPEIWHDSDGAVDILVAGVGTGGTITGVSRYIKLTQSKPIVSIAVEPEASPVLTQYRSGQDIQPGPHKIQGIGAGFVPDVLDLSMIDAIEQVSNDEAIEYARRLAREEGLLSGISCGAAVAAAVRVAKRPENVGKTIVVVLPDSGERYLSSALFEGLFDAQGVAV
- a CDS encoding ATP-binding protein, whose translation is MTTSIRNRLTFWLIPVLLVAGITFAVPTWLNVHEEIDELFDKVLREAAYSLSHSNSLQDVKPNTNSSGLNSDGIDLVSQIRGPDGRILFRSHSFSPLPQGGKLGYDTLNWQNQDWRVFNLKTDSGFVQVAQTTQERRETANEVALHVLTPLLILLPGLALWVGWAIGRGLAPLAQVAEAVACRNPHSLVPIPNKGLPEEVSILVSAINTLLSQLDQALATQRQFTADAAHELRSPLTALSLQAQLAERATEPAQRDHAMQTLRQGIARASHLVQQLLILARLDPEAGDYPLTPLFLDDLARNVVADFAPQAAHRHIDLGLSRADHVRVAGTEEALRILLGNLLDNAIRYSPADARIDVSVTSEATAIRLEVNDTGPGIALDERARVFDRFYRVLNSAESGSGLGLSIVRRIAEQHQADIRLADGDGGIGLKVIVTFPEASA
- a CDS encoding response regulator transcription factor codes for the protein MRLILAEDDPMIGQSIRDGLQLDGFVVDWVKDGEQAKQALSYAASEYALLLLDLGLPRLSGQELLVELRKSGNAIPVLILTARDGLSDRVAGLNSGADDYLVKPFALEELVARIHALVRRSAGRGTSDIEYGALRINPLSHEAWLRETLVDLSAREFALLHALMEQPGAVLSRPQLEERLYGWGQEVASNAVDVHLHNLRRKLGADIIFNVRGVGFKVVKP
- the hrpA gene encoding ATP-dependent RNA helicase HrpA, with the protein product MSVPDTLKQLSKNLQNCMGTDRHGLKRQLDRLRSEASKGKDVSGALQQVADKIERSVGRCNQRRASVPVINYPDLPVSGKKDEIAELIRNNQVTIVCGETGSGKTTQLPKICLEIDRGLTGLIGHTQPRRIAARTVADRIAEELGQPIGQAVGYKVRFHDQTHPNSLVKLMTDGILLAESQNDPYLNQYDTIIIDEAHERSLNIDFLMGYLRWLLPKRPDLKVVITSATIDPERFAKHFNDAPIVNVSGRTYPVDVRYRPIELIEEDDETSADLQQAILDAVDELYRDMRGDILIFLSGEHEIRETTESLRKSHNNTRYEVLPLYSKLSVSEQERVFKPSGNKPRIVLATNVAETSLTVPGIRCVIDSGHARISRYSAKSKIQRLPIERISQASANQRAGRCGRVAEGICIRLYSKEDYLARPEFTDPEILRTNLSSVILQMAALKLGDIEEFPFVEPPDEKMVRDGKTSLFEVDALDKQGNLTETGRQLAKIPTDPKLARMLLAAAQLGSLHEVAIIVSALSIQDPRDKPADKLPQAEAKHAQFKAEDSDFLSLLNLWNAFEEQKKHLTNSKLRKYCQDNFLSYIRMREWHDIHTQIMQVARGDLGLKTSGNPANYEQIHMALLPGLLSNIGFRHEQYEYLGARGLKFFIFPGSGQHKLRPKWIMAAEQVETSKVYARTVARIEPEWIEAAAQHLVKRNYYDPHWEKNAGRSGVYERTLLYGLTLQAKRKVPYENVDPKAAREMFIRHALVNHDYHSNAPFFKANEALLEEVGYIQHKGRRVDLVEDEEWLYQFYDKKLPTEVVSGITLDQWRKKVERENPKILFLTKEDLTRHDDGKINDWDFPDSKKIGDLTIELHYRFEPGHDEDGVTAIVPVHQLNQIRQAPFDWLVPGMLEEKVTALIKSLPKHLRKHFVPVPNTAKACLEIEPDFKGSLFEWLSGRLRKLTGESIPLNEWQPDALPEHLKMNFRIVDDHGRALGYGRNLAKLQADYATKAGDSFDKLAQEEMNHTGCIAWAFDDLPETWQFMQKGQTFIGFPAIVDEGETVGVKILDTQYKADLAHFDGLTKLFQLQCRKDAQYLLKNSGVQATLQLAYNQLPKHPLLTERPGGDFKEDLLFLIFNSVFVADSTIRSQQQFEAALAAKKSTLVTVGNQVGKHVTEIMANYQTVRQRLKQPGVSPGLREDLEKQLSLLIFAGFLRYTPLPQVQAIPRYLKAIECRLDKQKPDSADIQGLHRLSQRFWQHVEKQMKTLVPMPEREPFRWSLEELRVSLFAQQLKTAYPVSVQRLEKTWNEKF